The genomic stretch ATCTGAGTAAATATTAGCGCAGCATTTGAAACGCGAACGGAGCTTCAGGCTTTTAACATGTTCTGTACTGATGTAGGGTTGGCGTTACATGTTTGGACAGGTATTGAATCTGTGAGGTAGCTCAATTTAGCCGCAAAGGCGGTACTCAAAATTGTTATGATGCGCCGCCTTGAGATTTATCTCTGTATCCGTTACTTCACAGGGGGGTAAGGGTCGAAATAAGCAGTGAAATCTCCGATTTCAATTTGCTTTCAAGACGTTGTTGTTTTGATGGTGTAGTTTTTATTGCTGCAACCACATGTTACTAAAAAACCAAAGCCCCAAAATCTTTCATTACTGATTGTATCTTTAAAATTGAGTTATTAATTTTTGTTGTTATAGTCGTTGTTGATATCCGGTGAAGAGTTTCCAGATCTTTATTGATATGATTGCGTCGGAAAATATCCCTGTTCTTTTTATAAAGCATTGGTTTGTAAAAAagaacctttttgttttccagtTATTGTGTAGCTGTCGTTTTCATCTACAAAGGGAAACGCACGCCTCATCTTCTACAGGATGCCATTAACTTGCATTTAATGCCGTTTGAAAAGAACACCAGTAATCTAACCTCCCATGTGTAGGTTACCACAAAGGTCTCTTGAGTCTCTGTCTTATCCATCAGAAACTATACGAAATGACTTTCTGTTAAAAATATCTGTTGAGTGAGAAAAAAGGAACCAAAAAAGACATTTCCGACGGCTCATTTCTGACCTCTAGTGGTCACTGTGAGGCTTTGCACTTGACTGCGTGTGTGGCCTTCCTGTTTTGATTTGCTGGTGTTGTGTTTCTCTGCCACACACTGCCTTGCGCTCAGTACCAGCAGCCTCAGCACAGGGAACGCCTGGAGGCTTTTGACGATGTAATTCGCAGTTCACTGGAGGTAActgggaggagtgggaggagagtGTATGCTGAGAGGACGAGTATTGTTGTGTGAGAGCGCAGATGCACTTACAGTGTTGGATGCATTCACTTCCTCAACCttcttgtgtgtctgtgtatttagAGTGCTAGCTAGTGCTTAGTTGATAGGTACACGACATCCACGGTCCTCCTGATGTCCcacattgaattgaactgaCTCCAATCCTTTTCGATAATCTGACACTGATGGTAATTAAATGGGCTTGCTGTGTTGTGGTGGTTTCATTGGTCTCttggttgtttgtgttgtttttacccTGTTTTGAGCAAAGCTTGGTCTCCACTCATGTGCTTGCCTGTGGTTAGTCACAATTTCACTTTGATCTCAGCCACTGCTTTGTACTTGTCGAGTTTTGAATACAACATTGTgaatttgtttaaaataaaaacaccaaacaattGGTTTGTAGACTGGAAATAGTTTGAAATAAAGATAGTAAAGTCCTTGAAAGCTATGCTACTGCCTGGCTGTGGTGAAGTTGTTTGAATGCTTTAAATAActcgcctctcctctccttttttcctcccctgTCTCCTGTTATATTGCAGGATGAAGACTTTGTGACCAGAGATGACTTTGAGGACGCCGACCAGCTGAGGATAGGAAATGACGGCATCTTCATGCTGACTTTTTTCAGTTAGTTACTCAACGCACTCGTCcgtttgtctcttttctctccgcCCATCGTCTGTCGTCTACAGCTCTCGTCTCCCTAGATTGTCTAAcacatttctttccccctccACCCTCTGTCCAGTGGCATTCCTGTTCAACTGGATCGGTTTCTTCATGTCTTTATGTGTGACCACATCAGCAGCCGGCCGCTATGGGGCTATCTCAGGCTTTGGCCTCTCCCTAATCAAATGGATCTTCATAGTCAGGGTACGACAAGGACCAGAGTTGTTTGTACGCACAAACAACTCTggtattttaatgttgttgctGTAGTGGTTGGCTTGTTGGCGCTGCACTATTTCCTCAAAGTTTCCTTGAGAAGAGCGCTGCTTTGAGACCATGGCAGGCCATATTTATTCTTACCAGgcacctctgtctctctgttgggTTTGTAGTTCTCCACATACTTCCCCGGGTACTTTGATGGACAGTACTGGCTGTGGTGGGTGTTCCTGGTGTTGGGTAAGTAGCCAACCTCTGAATATGAAAGATTCAAAAAGggaatttaatgtttttgtgaCACATTTGTGCTCGGTGGAGCTTCCCTGGAGCAGTGTTGAGGTGTCAAATATGTTACAGAATAGTTACAGCAGGATAGTCGGCCCTGATTATTATCCTGTACATAGAGGATGCAAAGTGGGAGGAGAACAAGTTGTTCTCCGATCTTAAATTCCCATTTTCATAATCATAAAGAATACTTTAATATTGGCAATATATTAAATTACTAATAATAGGGGAGTGGTCACTATTTTTAGTGAATTATAACCCACTTTAAGCCATTTCCAGTTGTCTCACTTTCCCTTTTTGTTGCTGCTCTCCAGGCTTTTTGCTCTTCCTGCGAGGATTCATCAACTATGCCAGAATCCGAAAGATGGCTGACACCTTATCCACCCTGCCCCGCACCCGAGTCCTCTTCATCTACTGAGCTCACGATCCATCAGTTTTCATCATAATCTTTTCCCTCTTTTCAGTGAAACATACTGCCTGGTTTTATCCAATCACAACAGGAGAAAAGAACATGTTTCCCCTCTGCTTGACATGCTTTGGACAATACAACTTTTGTCTCCCTTTGGTGTAAAATAGTGAAATGCCGTGAAACCCTTCAGTTGTTAGTGGTGAACTGTCAAGTGCTATTTGCAGTTATGACGTGTGTGGTGTATAAATGAATGCCTTATTTTCAGTTTTACTCCCTGTTGGTAGCAGCAGCGTGAGCTGTTCTCCTGttagccaccagggggcagtcttgtttgtgtgtttttctttcacccgTCTTCTATCAGATGATGTCATGGTTCTCAGGCCAGGTCATTTTGGGGTTATGGGTTGATTTACTCAGTgtgaaataatataattaaagtaCTTAATGTACTTTTAACCCATTTGACTAATGTGTCATTCTATTGGGAAATAGTGTATAATTCAGTTAAAATAAGACTAAACAGGTTGAGGATGTATAGAAGATCAGGGGCCAGGTTTCTCACATAATTAGAAATTGTCTGTGCTTACACACCCTGTAATCGGGAGTGTTGTTTCCTTGCATGTAATACATGCACGTCAGCAAAGAGGTAAAGCAGAGCTTCTTTGACAGGCTGGGGATCATTGCCCTGCTCAAGGACACAGTTACGGGGATGGAATAAGCTGATAGTCTGTCACTCCATTCAGATGTGAATTAGACGTCCTATCTCAGTCACTGGCACCCAATGATTGGTTTCCAATGAGGAAAAAATTATCGTATTGCCAGAAGTGATTTGTAAACCCTGCCCTGGGAAGAACAAGAAATGCATTATATAGagcagagaaaaataaatgttggtcTTGAACTATTACATGTTAATAAGATCCCTGTGAACATCACATACCATTATAGTTTTACTAGTTATTCATGTTACAGTATGCCACTTGGAAAAGCTTATTGATATCAACTAAAAGGAGGAGATATTTCAGATAATTGTCACAGCTGGATTTCATTAAACATTTACATACAAACATTTCAGTCGATGCTGTTGCTTTCTGGGCTGCTTCAAAAGGAGAAGATCAGGTGTGGCCTGACTTTAGGAAGACTTCACAAGatacacagaagaaaaagaagacccAAACTAGAGGAATATATGAAGAAGTTGAGAAATGTTATTCTCCCAGTGGATGATGGATAGTTTTAGACTTGATCACGTTTAATTTGACCTCGGCCTCGCCCAGATGACCTTACCTACCAAACTAAAAGCATGTATTTCAGAGTGCGTGGTGTGTGGAGGACTCAGAAAGGTGGGGAACAGAGAGGAAGCTGAGCTGACTACGATGTTCAGTTACTGACATGAGACATACTTTTAGCCATGCTACATTTATCACACAggagacacgtgtgtgtgtgtgtgtgtgtgtgtgtgtgtgtgtgtgggaaatgAGATGATTGACTGCTGGCGGTTAATTATACATGTCAGCAGTGTTTTTCCTTGCagttggaacaggaagtgaaggtcAACCCACCTGGAAGACACGTCGCACCAACTGACACAGTGTTTGGTTTCACTGGAAACTTTTACCGTCACGGTTGGTATATTGGCCTCTAGTGGTGCTAGGTAGTCATGACATTAGCTCCTTCCAGGTCATCGTTCACAGGGCACAGGGGGGAAATGTCACTCTATATTCAccaacaattattattatactgcaCGTGATTGCAGTATTCTCAGGAGAATAAGTCAAGCAAACCAGATGTTCATGCATGCATGAATCCAGTCTTCAGGTGGATATTAATTGTAAAGTCACTCCATGTGGTCCATACCTTTTTAGAATAGTCATACCATACATGTGATTAGATGACCGGAAACTCTGGATTTGACTGCATGTTGAGAGGTAACTGTTGAATGTTGGGGCACATTGTTCACAAATGTTTCTCTTCCCATACAAACTATATATTTCCTCTGTTGTTTATTTCTGACTTGCTGCACCACTGCTTTCTGAAAATCTGATTTC from Cyclopterus lumpus isolate fCycLum1 chromosome 14, fCycLum1.pri, whole genome shotgun sequence encodes the following:
- the LOC117742303 gene encoding NEDD4 family-interacting protein 1-like isoform X2 codes for the protein MAEPSGRYQQLTNEEDPEESPEVAADAPPPYSSITVDNAAYFDYKEDGAFPKPPSYNVATTLPSYDEAERTKTETTVPLDEDFVTRDDFEDADQLRIGNDGIFMLTFFMAFLFNWIGFFMSLCVTTSAAGRYGAISGFGLSLIKWIFIVRFSTYFPGYFDGQYWLWWVFLVLGFLLFLRGFINYARIRKMADTLSTLPRTRVLFIY
- the LOC117742303 gene encoding NEDD4 family-interacting protein 1-like isoform X1 gives rise to the protein MAEPSGRYQQLTNEEDPEESPEVAADAPPPYSSITVDNAAYFDYKEDGAFPKPPSYNVATTLPSYDEAERTKTETTVPLVTGRDEDFVTRDDFEDADQLRIGNDGIFMLTFFMAFLFNWIGFFMSLCVTTSAAGRYGAISGFGLSLIKWIFIVRFSTYFPGYFDGQYWLWWVFLVLGFLLFLRGFINYARIRKMADTLSTLPRTRVLFIY